Sequence from the bacterium genome:
CACGGCTGAGGCGCATGCCGCCGCGCGTCCGGGTCAGCGTCGCGGCCGCGTTGTCGCGCCAGGGTGGACCCTCCTCGCTTTCTCGACGCGGCCTCGAGCGTCTGCTCCGCCGTGCTGCGCTCGCCACGTTCGCGGCCGAAGGCGTCACGCGGGCGGAACTCTCGATCGCCCTGCTCTCCGACGCCGCCATCGCCGAGCTGAACCACCGCTACCTCGGGCACACGGGCCCGACCGATGTGATCTCGTTCCCACTCTACG
This genomic interval carries:
- the ybeY gene encoding rRNA maturation RNase YbeY — its product is MPPRVRVSVAAALSRQGGPSSLSRRGLERLLRRAALATFAAEGVTRAELSIALLSDAAIAELNHRYLGHTGPTDVISFPLYEGDEAPVGDVYIGYEQALRQAAALGVPEAEELARLAIHGTLHVLGYDHPEGPGRVRSRMWKRQERILREVMGQ